A part of Microbacterium terregens genomic DNA contains:
- the gmd gene encoding GDP-mannose 4,6-dehydratase, which yields MNKRALITGITGQDGSYLAELLLGKGYEVHGLIRRASTFNTSRIDHLYVDPHDPSAKLFLHYGDLSDGARLVTLLAEINPDEVYNLAAQSHVRVSFDEPEHTADTTGTGTIRLLEAVRMSGVQPRFYQASSSELYGATPPPQSETTPFYPRSPYAAAKLYSYWITKNYREAYDMFAVNGILFNHESPRRGETFVTRKITRAVAAIKAGTQDYVYMGNLDSVRDWGYAAEYVEGMWRMLQVDTPDDYVLATGVGITVREFLEISFSHAGLDWEKHVRFDERYLRPTEVDALIGDPSKAHAELGWKATVDGRQLAKLMVDADIEAISHAGTPWIDTVNLDSWKMATA from the coding sequence TTGAACAAGCGAGCCCTTATTACTGGCATCACGGGTCAAGACGGCTCTTACCTCGCGGAACTCCTGCTCGGCAAAGGTTACGAAGTGCACGGTCTGATCCGACGTGCATCGACGTTCAATACGTCTCGCATTGACCATCTCTATGTCGACCCTCACGACCCGAGCGCAAAGCTGTTCCTGCACTACGGCGATCTGAGTGATGGCGCGCGTCTCGTGACCCTCCTCGCCGAGATCAACCCGGACGAGGTCTACAACCTCGCCGCGCAGTCGCACGTGCGCGTTTCGTTCGACGAGCCAGAACACACGGCCGACACCACGGGCACCGGGACCATTCGGCTTCTCGAGGCCGTGCGTATGTCGGGTGTTCAGCCCCGCTTCTACCAGGCATCATCGTCCGAGCTGTACGGCGCCACACCGCCGCCCCAGAGCGAGACGACGCCGTTCTACCCCCGTTCTCCGTACGCCGCGGCCAAGCTCTACAGCTATTGGATCACCAAGAACTACCGCGAGGCATACGACATGTTCGCGGTGAACGGCATCCTGTTCAACCACGAGTCACCCCGTCGTGGCGAGACGTTCGTCACCCGCAAGATCACGCGCGCTGTTGCAGCGATCAAGGCCGGCACGCAGGACTACGTCTACATGGGAAACCTCGACTCCGTTCGGGACTGGGGCTACGCGGCCGAATACGTCGAAGGCATGTGGCGCATGCTGCAGGTCGACACCCCCGACGACTATGTGCTCGCGACCGGGGTCGGCATCACCGTGCGCGAGTTCCTCGAGATCTCCTTCAGTCACGCGGGTCTCGACTGGGAGAAGCACGTCCGGTTCGACGAGCGCTATCTGCGACCCACGGAGGTTGATGCACTGATCGGTGACCCGAGCAAGGCGCATGCCGAACTGGGGTGGAAGGCGACCGTCGACGGCCGCCAGCTGGCCAAGCTCATGGTGGACGCGGACATCGAAGCGATCAGCCACGCCGGCACACCGTGGATCGATACCGTCAACCTGGACTCGTGGAAGA
- a CDS encoding serine acetyltransferase yields the protein MRKWAVLAKDFERYRPQQKFTRLKFARACFASPGLLAVYYFRSIEGAARRGRRTTASLFRFIALTTLGADFVPGCRAEPGLMIQHPNGIVIGGRVVIGAHCTLLQQVTLGEKYADGSAPHLSPTILAGATIGAGAKVVGHVTVGAGSTVGANSVVTRDVPDGFTVVGVPAAPARRANEVGPAM from the coding sequence ATGCGAAAATGGGCAGTCTTGGCGAAAGACTTTGAACGATACCGCCCCCAGCAGAAGTTCACGCGACTTAAGTTTGCCCGAGCTTGCTTTGCTAGCCCGGGCCTACTCGCCGTCTACTACTTTCGTTCTATCGAAGGAGCAGCTCGCCGCGGTCGACGAACGACCGCCTCGCTATTTCGTTTTATCGCGTTGACTACGCTCGGCGCGGACTTCGTTCCAGGTTGCCGAGCAGAGCCAGGCCTGATGATCCAACATCCGAACGGGATCGTGATCGGCGGCCGCGTCGTCATTGGAGCGCATTGCACCCTTCTCCAACAGGTGACCCTCGGGGAGAAGTATGCCGACGGTTCTGCACCGCATCTCTCGCCCACGATCCTGGCCGGGGCAACCATCGGCGCCGGTGCAAAAGTTGTTGGCCACGTGACAGTCGGCGCGGGCTCAACCGTCGGCGCGAACTCGGTCGTAACGCGAGATGTGCCCGACGGGTTCACAGTTGTCGGCGTACCCGCTGCACCCGCTCGGCGAGCCAATGAGGTCGGACCAGCAATGTGA
- a CDS encoding glycosyltransferase family 4 protein — METKDELVNRDNSQAAGKVTIIASTSVDGGAERYIARLACDMTRAGLDTSLIGHLRPWPACLPSHSVSVGPKWSLRSLPVALLRLWPDRHNVLRAVKSAPAASYGLHFKREQITLSRALAKTGRVVWTEHGRFPSGVFGLLIRPFYRRAARHAAVIICVSHVVAASISSRVDPGTELRVIETSIETSERLDRQSARDQLGLSNTSRVAAVVGRLAPSKRPELAIRAALEANYSVIVAGTGTMERALRRRYHNHPGVRLLGHVPDSRIAFAASDVHIFASNGRGEGFPTVLLESAGYGVPTVGCTGTGFELIIEQAGGAVANPTPRALADAIAAVENRPSLAETAARWAESKPPAEWLLRQIAAYRGAL, encoded by the coding sequence ATGGAAACCAAGGACGAACTCGTGAATCGCGATAACTCGCAGGCGGCGGGCAAAGTCACAATCATTGCAAGCACAAGCGTCGATGGGGGAGCGGAGCGCTATATCGCGCGTCTTGCTTGCGATATGACGCGAGCTGGACTCGATACGTCTCTCATCGGGCACCTGCGCCCGTGGCCTGCTTGCCTCCCAAGCCACAGCGTGAGCGTTGGTCCGAAGTGGTCCCTCCGCTCGCTGCCGGTGGCGTTGTTGAGGCTATGGCCGGACCGTCACAATGTTCTGCGCGCCGTAAAATCAGCGCCTGCGGCCTCATACGGACTTCACTTCAAGCGCGAGCAGATCACGCTCTCCCGGGCCTTGGCCAAGACTGGGCGGGTGGTTTGGACCGAACACGGGCGCTTCCCAAGTGGCGTATTCGGATTGCTGATCCGGCCGTTCTACAGGCGCGCAGCAAGACACGCGGCCGTCATAATCTGCGTGTCACACGTGGTCGCCGCGAGCATCTCCTCCCGGGTGGATCCAGGCACAGAACTGCGCGTTATCGAAACGTCCATCGAGACAAGCGAACGACTTGACCGACAATCGGCCCGGGATCAACTGGGTCTTTCCAACACCAGCCGGGTTGCCGCCGTCGTCGGCCGGCTGGCCCCGAGCAAGCGCCCCGAGCTCGCCATCAGGGCAGCGCTGGAGGCCAACTACTCAGTTATAGTTGCGGGCACCGGCACCATGGAGCGGGCTCTGCGCCGGCGCTATCACAACCACCCGGGCGTGCGCCTCCTGGGACACGTGCCGGACTCACGGATCGCCTTCGCTGCTTCGGATGTTCATATATTCGCGTCAAATGGGCGTGGGGAAGGCTTCCCAACGGTCCTGTTGGAGTCGGCTGGCTACGGCGTTCCCACCGTCGGCTGTACCGGGACCGGCTTTGAACTGATCATCGAGCAGGCCGGCGGCGCCGTCGCAAACCCGACACCGCGAGCGCTCGCCGACGCGATTGCTGCGGTCGAAAACCGGCCTTCGCTTGCAGAGACCGCTGCACGCTGGGCGGAGTCAAAGCCCCCAGCGGAATGGCTCCTCCGGCAGATCGCCGCGTACCGCGGTGCGCTCTGA
- a CDS encoding glycosyltransferase, whose amino-acid sequence MPIHSGAFAKLNRRLLGYTLRAWLRYDGPTLLWAYTPTTYDLESAAKGTVYHCVDLLGEVPGIDGALIDREERRLASKNTLSAAASKVVQAHLTDIGFSDVQLWENVADTATIAAAHPETSTRIPLRVIFAGNLSPAKVDYELLERLARAGLDVRVAGPRAEGGGRDHQLFSSLIDSGVSYLGMLSLDELAAEMVTASVGLIPYRLNEYTRGVSPLKTFEYLAAGLAVVATALPGVSPLAPDIYVTRDSDEFVAETVRLAAAPTNDEIDRRLVVAQSNSWDARSVQVRAYAHAALGAGSKDDHGNQGRTRESR is encoded by the coding sequence ATGCCGATTCACTCGGGGGCCTTCGCCAAACTGAATCGACGGTTACTCGGATACACCCTTCGAGCATGGCTTAGATATGACGGGCCGACGCTGTTGTGGGCGTACACCCCTACCACCTACGACCTCGAGTCAGCCGCAAAGGGCACGGTCTACCACTGCGTCGACCTGCTGGGGGAGGTACCGGGGATAGATGGAGCGCTCATCGACCGTGAGGAGCGGCGGCTCGCGTCAAAGAACACATTATCTGCCGCGGCGAGCAAGGTGGTGCAGGCCCACCTGACCGATATCGGGTTCTCGGACGTGCAGTTGTGGGAAAACGTGGCAGATACGGCTACGATCGCTGCCGCCCATCCGGAAACGTCTACCCGCATACCACTTCGGGTCATCTTCGCGGGAAATCTCTCCCCAGCGAAGGTCGACTACGAACTACTAGAGCGCCTGGCTCGCGCCGGTCTCGACGTTCGTGTGGCGGGACCACGCGCAGAGGGTGGCGGTCGGGACCATCAACTGTTCTCCTCACTCATCGACAGCGGGGTGAGCTATCTGGGCATGCTCAGCCTCGATGAGCTCGCCGCCGAGATGGTTACGGCGAGTGTCGGACTAATTCCCTATCGCCTGAACGAGTACACACGAGGGGTGAGCCCCCTGAAGACGTTCGAATACCTCGCCGCAGGTTTAGCCGTTGTCGCCACCGCTCTCCCGGGGGTATCGCCTCTGGCGCCGGACATCTACGTCACGAGGGACTCGGACGAGTTTGTGGCCGAGACGGTCCGACTCGCAGCCGCGCCAACGAACGACGAGATCGATAGGCGACTCGTTGTCGCTCAGTCGAATAGTTGGGATGCCAGGTCAGTTCAGGTCCGGGCCTACGCGCACGCGGCACTCGGAGCCGGCAGCAAAGACGATCATGGAAACCAAGGACGAACTCGTGAATCGCGATAA
- a CDS encoding glycosyltransferase — MAGLVVHEWVESAGGSEKVVEEFLETFPDADLRVLWDDAPGRFRVKSSESWLARTPFRRHKALALPMLPAVWRAMRSEVDYDWMLISSHLFAHHARIRTQPDLSRLVYVHTPARYIWEPELDSRGSGLLPRLVAATLKPIDRRRAGDSTALAANSEFTRSRIDRAWRRDAAVIYPPVDTERLIAGGDWATHLGPEDAELLGSLPTEFLLGASRFVSYKRLDLVVAAGEATRIPVVLAGSGPELPRLQRVAEDASIPVRIIDRPSDALLYALYQRSTAFVFPAIEDFGIMPVEAMACGTPVIAPLVGGAAESVNLLRGGAITTGSSPGAWRAALIEASSVDREALRARTLALSVTRFRQEIQAWVKEHE, encoded by the coding sequence GTGGCCGGTCTTGTGGTTCATGAGTGGGTGGAGTCCGCCGGGGGCTCGGAGAAGGTAGTCGAGGAATTCCTTGAGACGTTTCCGGACGCCGACCTCCGTGTGCTCTGGGACGATGCACCGGGACGCTTCCGAGTAAAGAGTTCCGAATCCTGGCTGGCAAGAACGCCATTTCGGCGACACAAAGCGCTTGCCCTTCCCATGCTCCCGGCGGTCTGGCGGGCCATGCGCTCGGAGGTGGACTACGACTGGATGCTCATAAGCTCCCACCTCTTTGCCCATCACGCTCGAATCCGGACGCAACCTGATCTGTCTAGGCTTGTCTACGTGCATACACCGGCGCGGTACATATGGGAGCCGGAGCTAGATTCAAGAGGTTCGGGCCTCTTGCCACGCCTTGTTGCCGCGACCCTGAAACCCATCGACCGTCGCCGCGCGGGCGATTCGACGGCCCTGGCCGCAAACAGCGAGTTCACCCGCAGCCGCATCGACCGCGCCTGGCGCCGAGACGCGGCCGTGATCTATCCCCCCGTCGACACCGAGCGTCTGATTGCCGGAGGCGACTGGGCGACTCACCTAGGGCCAGAGGATGCGGAGTTGCTGGGATCACTGCCGACGGAGTTCTTGCTCGGCGCTTCGCGGTTCGTGTCATACAAGCGCCTCGATCTCGTGGTCGCGGCCGGCGAGGCCACACGAATTCCAGTCGTGCTCGCCGGAAGCGGACCCGAGCTTCCGAGGCTGCAACGAGTTGCGGAGGACGCGTCCATTCCGGTTCGAATCATCGACCGCCCGTCGGACGCCCTCCTGTACGCCCTCTATCAACGATCGACAGCATTCGTCTTTCCAGCTATCGAGGACTTCGGAATCATGCCAGTCGAGGCGATGGCATGTGGAACGCCCGTCATAGCCCCCCTGGTGGGCGGAGCAGCAGAAAGCGTCAACCTGCTGCGTGGTGGCGCCATCACCACCGGATCCAGCCCAGGCGCGTGGCGTGCTGCACTCATCGAGGCGTCATCGGTCGACCGGGAAGCCCTGCGGGCACGGACGTTGGCACTCTCGGTCACCCGGTTTCGACAGGAGATCCAGGCATGGGTAAAAGAGCATGAGTGA
- a CDS encoding sugar transferase, translating into MTSSVNIDATPTSPESGKASPAKEPADSDSNPSSIRSLGTADPRWRERYGRRLRISDFFVLIWVVYGTQMVWFGAGNAQVSIREDVRLSEISYWLFSAGLVAAWMWSLALIDSRSYRVIGQGTTEYIRVIHASVGVFGLIAILAFLTRVDVARGYLLIALPLGIVVLVLERWLWRQWLIAKRSTGGYSARVLLVGSRDSVAQIARELERASSAGYLVVGACVPSGKIADTIDGTDIPIMGNVNAIESAIAATHADTVAVTSTDDLPPNKVKQISWSLEAGRQHLVLAPSITDIAGPRIHTRPVSGLPLIHVETPRFSAGQRFVKRAFDLGAAITIAIVLSPVLGVVAIVVKATSPGPIFFAHERIGLGGRPFHILKFRSMRVGANEELEGLLASQGTSTKPLFKVRNDPRITGVGRFIRKYSVDELPQLFNVIAGSMSIVGPRPQVAAEVAMYSDAARRRLLARPGITGLWQVSGRSTLDWEDAVRLDLYYVENWSLIGDVAILFKTIKAVLAPGESAH; encoded by the coding sequence GTGACGTCGAGTGTTAACATCGACGCGACACCGACGTCGCCCGAGTCAGGCAAGGCGAGTCCGGCGAAGGAGCCGGCCGATTCTGATTCGAACCCCTCCTCGATCAGGTCGCTCGGCACCGCTGACCCACGCTGGCGTGAGCGATATGGCAGGCGCTTGCGGATCAGCGACTTCTTCGTGCTGATATGGGTGGTTTATGGCACCCAGATGGTGTGGTTCGGGGCAGGCAATGCCCAAGTTTCCATCCGTGAGGATGTCCGACTCAGCGAGATCTCGTACTGGCTATTCTCCGCGGGTTTGGTAGCGGCATGGATGTGGTCGCTTGCTCTGATTGACTCTCGCAGCTACCGAGTGATCGGTCAGGGCACGACCGAGTACATTCGCGTGATTCACGCGAGCGTCGGTGTATTCGGTTTGATTGCAATCCTCGCGTTCCTTACTCGGGTTGATGTCGCGCGCGGGTACCTTCTGATCGCCCTCCCCCTTGGAATCGTGGTTCTCGTCCTCGAACGATGGCTCTGGCGCCAGTGGCTCATCGCCAAACGCTCGACTGGCGGATACTCGGCGCGTGTGCTGCTGGTCGGATCGCGCGACTCCGTCGCGCAGATCGCCCGCGAACTCGAGCGTGCGTCCAGCGCCGGCTACCTCGTCGTTGGCGCGTGCGTCCCCTCAGGCAAGATCGCCGACACCATCGACGGCACTGACATTCCGATCATGGGAAATGTCAACGCTATCGAGAGTGCGATCGCCGCGACACATGCGGATACCGTCGCCGTTACAAGCACCGATGATCTTCCGCCGAACAAGGTCAAGCAGATATCGTGGAGCCTCGAAGCGGGCAGACAACACCTCGTCCTCGCGCCGAGTATTACCGATATCGCGGGGCCGCGGATCCACACACGCCCAGTCTCGGGACTCCCGCTGATCCACGTCGAGACCCCGCGATTCTCTGCTGGTCAGCGATTCGTTAAGCGCGCATTCGACCTGGGCGCCGCCATAACGATTGCCATCGTGCTATCGCCAGTACTCGGGGTCGTTGCGATCGTCGTGAAGGCGACGAGTCCAGGTCCAATCTTCTTCGCACACGAACGAATCGGACTCGGCGGACGGCCTTTCCACATACTCAAGTTCCGGTCGATGCGCGTTGGCGCAAACGAAGAGCTCGAGGGATTGCTAGCCTCACAGGGCACGTCCACAAAGCCACTTTTTAAAGTCCGCAACGATCCGAGAATCACCGGGGTAGGTCGGTTCATCCGCAAGTACTCAGTCGATGAACTTCCCCAGCTCTTCAACGTCATAGCCGGATCAATGAGCATTGTAGGGCCCCGCCCGCAGGTTGCCGCAGAAGTGGCCATGTACTCCGATGCTGCCCGGCGGCGCCTCCTCGCCCGCCCCGGCATCACCGGCCTCTGGCAAGTTAGCGGTCGTTCGACACTCGATTGGGAGGATGCTGTAAGGCTGGACCTCTACTACGTCGAGAATTGGTCGCTGATCGGCGATGTGGCGATCCTGTTCAAGACGATCAAGGCCGTGCTCGCGCCAGGCGAGAGCGCCCACTAG
- a CDS encoding polysaccharide biosynthesis tyrosine autokinase has protein sequence MELTDYIRILRKSWLIIVVATLLGVGSAAGWSLTRSPQYEAQSTVFVSTQAGGTIGELQQGQSFTQSRVTTYANLVATPIVMNPVIAELGLGITAGELAKNVSASSPLNTTLITITVTSDDAIAAADVANALGASLTSAVESIETPNGTDTSPVRLTRVKDALPALSPSSPNVPLNLSLGALLGLALGVGIAVLRAVLDTRIRTPRDVELVTDRPLIGAIAFDPKAKERPLIVHVDPLSPRAESFRALRTNLQFLDMGGRSSFVITSSVPSEGKSTTTINLAIALADAGKRVALLDTDLRKPKVAEYLGIEGGAGLTDVLIGRVRIGDVMLPWGGRSLYVLPAGKIPPNPSELLGSKQMHTLLEVLERDFDVVLCDAPPLLPVTDGAILAKATSGAIVVVSAGHTSRHQLSGAVDALETVGAKIAGVVLSMVPTRGPDAYYTYGAGYAYGYGVASNGATGSSRRQPKKSGLGPSRRPATPTMPDSAPIPTQLPLYQPGAARSAAHTQTGPTDSPPRRSTPAS, from the coding sequence ATGGAGCTCACAGACTATATCCGCATCCTTCGCAAGAGCTGGCTGATCATCGTGGTCGCTACTCTGCTCGGGGTCGGAAGTGCTGCTGGCTGGTCACTCACTCGCAGTCCGCAGTACGAAGCACAGAGCACTGTGTTCGTCTCGACGCAGGCTGGCGGCACGATCGGCGAACTGCAACAAGGCCAGAGTTTCACGCAGTCGCGAGTCACAACTTACGCGAACCTCGTGGCCACGCCGATTGTAATGAATCCGGTCATTGCCGAGCTCGGTCTCGGCATCACGGCAGGCGAATTGGCAAAGAACGTATCGGCCTCGAGCCCGCTGAACACCACCCTCATCACGATCACCGTAACGAGCGATGACGCAATCGCCGCGGCCGACGTAGCAAATGCACTAGGAGCCAGCCTCACCAGTGCAGTCGAGTCGATCGAGACCCCTAATGGCACGGACACGAGCCCAGTGCGGCTGACCCGCGTCAAGGACGCGCTGCCCGCGTTGTCTCCGTCCAGCCCGAATGTCCCCCTGAACCTCTCGCTGGGGGCGCTCCTGGGGCTTGCGCTGGGCGTGGGTATCGCGGTGCTGCGGGCGGTACTCGACACGCGCATCCGGACTCCGCGCGACGTGGAGCTTGTGACCGACCGGCCGCTAATCGGGGCCATTGCTTTCGATCCGAAGGCGAAGGAACGCCCGCTCATCGTGCACGTCGATCCGCTGAGTCCGCGCGCAGAGTCCTTCCGTGCGCTGCGTACTAACCTGCAGTTTCTGGACATGGGCGGCCGATCAAGCTTCGTCATAACCTCGAGTGTTCCAAGCGAGGGCAAGTCGACCACCACCATCAATCTCGCGATAGCCCTCGCCGACGCGGGCAAACGGGTCGCGCTACTGGACACGGACCTGCGTAAGCCGAAGGTGGCCGAATACCTCGGAATCGAGGGCGGTGCAGGGCTTACAGACGTGCTCATCGGCCGGGTTCGCATTGGCGACGTTATGTTGCCGTGGGGAGGACGCAGTCTCTATGTGCTTCCCGCAGGAAAGATTCCTCCAAATCCCAGCGAATTGCTCGGTTCAAAACAGATGCATACGCTCTTGGAGGTGCTCGAGCGCGACTTCGATGTGGTACTGTGCGACGCTCCGCCGCTGTTGCCTGTAACCGACGGCGCTATCCTCGCGAAGGCAACCAGCGGTGCCATCGTCGTAGTGTCAGCGGGTCACACAAGCAGGCATCAACTCTCAGGCGCAGTAGACGCGCTTGAAACCGTAGGAGCCAAAATCGCTGGTGTTGTGTTGTCCATGGTGCCCACCCGCGGCCCGGACGCTTACTACACGTACGGCGCCGGGTATGCATACGGGTACGGGGTGGCGTCGAACGGAGCCACCGGCAGCTCCCGCAGGCAACCCAAAAAGAGCGGGTTGGGACCGAGCCGGAGGCCTGCCACACCGACGATGCCCGATTCGGCGCCGATACCCACGCAACTGCCCCTGTACCAACCTGGAGCCGCGCGGAGCGCTGCCCATACCCAGACTGGGCCAACTGATTCACCCCCGCGCCGTTCCACCCCCGCCTCATAA
- a CDS encoding low molecular weight phosphatase family protein: protein MFDILTVCTGNIARSPLAEQLLRARLAPLEGIVHSAGTSGLRAVPMTAEAVAIAGRLGVPAEDSAAHRSRYLTEALLDSPDLILTMTREHRRLVAELAPARLRSTFTIREFARLTTAVSDEEIRIAAAAAGSDASARLRAAAAAIASHRGMLPPPTDPNDDDVIDPYRRGSDVYERSTADLQPGIDEVVRIVQLSVT, encoded by the coding sequence GTGTTCGACATCCTCACGGTGTGCACGGGAAACATCGCCCGTTCACCGCTCGCCGAACAACTCCTGCGTGCCAGGCTTGCCCCGCTCGAGGGCATCGTGCACAGCGCCGGCACGAGCGGTCTTCGAGCTGTCCCGATGACCGCAGAGGCTGTTGCGATCGCGGGCCGACTCGGCGTTCCGGCCGAGGACTCGGCCGCGCACCGCTCCCGATACCTGACGGAGGCTCTTCTCGACTCCCCCGACCTCATCCTCACGATGACGCGCGAGCACCGGCGTTTGGTGGCCGAACTCGCTCCCGCCCGCCTGCGCAGCACTTTCACGATCCGTGAGTTTGCCCGGCTTACCACCGCCGTCTCCGACGAAGAAATTCGAATTGCGGCGGCCGCCGCAGGGTCGGATGCGTCGGCGCGACTTCGCGCGGCGGCGGCGGCGATCGCGTCCCATCGCGGAATGCTTCCACCCCCGACGGATCCGAATGATGATGATGTGATTGACCCGTACCGGCGAGGCTCGGACGTGTACGAGCGTTCCACTGCCGATCTCCAGCCCGGGATCGACGAGGTCGTACGCATCGTCCAACTCTCCGTCACGTGA
- a CDS encoding type II CAAX endopeptidase family protein → MPDHSIDVTTPELAVSDATATTPAVEPTFTRAARRDASKPLAEPRIDWRLGGRTVARWREWLLATALLSLGVAILIATLLSWLWPTPEGAASATAVLWLGMLVPILWAFTRSRPAGLLRFRALDVLYGVALAGVLRIIQGWLAVVTGGSGALPSYSLMNGELSGMWWFTDAVSVVLIAPVVEEFFFRGVILVALYTVLRRPFGHVTAGLVAVIVSTGLFVLLHGLTGGISIDQVVSIALIGLVGGMLVMLTGRIWGAVLVHTGFNLTFVVISLAGTFLV, encoded by the coding sequence GTGCCTGACCACTCTATCGACGTGACGACACCCGAACTCGCGGTCAGTGATGCGACGGCAACCACCCCGGCGGTCGAGCCGACGTTCACGAGAGCCGCGAGGCGTGACGCATCGAAACCGCTTGCGGAGCCACGCATCGACTGGCGTCTCGGGGGTCGCACGGTGGCGCGCTGGCGCGAATGGCTGCTCGCGACCGCGCTTTTGTCGCTCGGCGTCGCCATCCTGATCGCCACGCTGCTGTCTTGGCTTTGGCCGACGCCGGAGGGCGCGGCATCCGCCACCGCCGTTCTCTGGCTCGGGATGCTGGTGCCGATCCTGTGGGCGTTCACACGGTCGCGGCCCGCTGGGCTGTTGCGCTTCCGTGCCCTCGACGTGTTGTACGGCGTCGCGCTCGCGGGGGTGCTGCGAATTATCCAGGGGTGGCTCGCAGTCGTGACCGGGGGTTCGGGTGCGCTGCCCTCGTATTCACTCATGAACGGCGAGCTGTCGGGCATGTGGTGGTTCACCGACGCGGTCTCCGTCGTGCTGATTGCGCCGGTTGTCGAGGAGTTCTTCTTCCGCGGGGTGATCCTGGTCGCCCTATACACCGTGCTGCGCCGGCCCTTCGGACACGTCACCGCCGGCCTGGTAGCGGTGATCGTCAGCACCGGGCTGTTCGTGCTGCTCCACGGGCTGACGGGTGGGATCTCAATCGATCAGGTCGTGTCGATCGCGCTGATTGGACTCGTTGGCGGGATGCTCGTTATGCTGACGGGGCGCATCTGGGGTGCCGTTCTGGTGCACACCGGATTCAATCTGACTTTTGTCGTCATCTCTTTGGCGGGGACATTCCTGGTCTAA
- a CDS encoding CPBP family intramembrane glutamic endopeptidase: MPEPSGSSARAYSRPGLALVFAALGFVGTLLLLTVYLSLRARWGALPEWLLSVLDLVLISLPMVVAVIGAGIAASRMGIARATGIRSWRWMDLAYGLGVGLVVRAIVELVAPTFGTLGGPFGQPALATTVVLVIGAVLISPFVEEWFFRGLLLRALMDAMSGARVSRIVGGPGVASVIAIVVSTCAFASLHFMPWGSNIALSLAIGTFGVGLGCGILTVITGRLGAALIAHASFNAIGVVLLLA, encoded by the coding sequence GTGCCGGAGCCTTCGGGTTCTTCGGCACGCGCGTACTCCAGACCGGGCCTCGCGCTTGTCTTCGCGGCGCTCGGGTTCGTCGGAACGCTCCTGCTTCTCACCGTCTATCTGAGCCTGCGTGCCCGGTGGGGCGCGCTGCCCGAGTGGCTGCTCTCCGTCCTCGACCTGGTGCTGATCAGCCTGCCGATGGTCGTCGCTGTCATCGGGGCGGGCATCGCGGCCTCGAGGATGGGAATCGCTCGGGCTACCGGCATCCGATCGTGGCGATGGATGGATCTCGCCTACGGACTGGGCGTCGGGCTCGTGGTGCGGGCGATCGTCGAGCTGGTCGCGCCGACATTCGGGACGCTGGGCGGCCCGTTCGGCCAGCCCGCGCTCGCGACCACGGTCGTTCTCGTTATCGGCGCGGTGCTGATCTCGCCGTTCGTCGAGGAGTGGTTCTTTAGAGGGCTGCTGCTGCGGGCGCTCATGGATGCGATGTCTGGGGCTCGGGTTTCCCGGATCGTCGGCGGACCAGGCGTCGCTTCGGTGATCGCGATCGTGGTGTCAACGTGCGCGTTCGCCTCGCTTCACTTCATGCCGTGGGGCTCGAACATCGCGCTGTCGCTGGCGATCGGAACCTTCGGCGTCGGCCTGGGGTGCGGCATCCTGACCGTGATCACCGGACGGCTGGGTGCAGCGCTGATCGCGCACGCCTCGTTCAACGCCATCGGGGTTGTGCTGCTGCTGGCATGA